The Candidatus Poribacteria bacterium genomic interval CCGGAGGCGCGTCAATATACAAATCGAATATTAACCCATGCTTTTCAGCCGAGTCCTGCGCGCGGTCTATCCATTCTTGCGAATTGTCCCCCGGCATTGGACGGTAATTGATACAACACACGCTTAACGGCGAAGTGATATTCCCTGGACACTCGCCATCACTGATGGTGATATTCCAATCCGTAAAAGCTGGCGTGAATTCATCGTTGAAATACCGAGGATCGGTTGTCAATTCGTGATAAATATCCCGCATTTCTGCGAGAAAGGGAATTAACTTTAG includes:
- a CDS encoding M20/M25/M40 family metallo-hydrolase, with the translated sequence LKLIPFLAEMRDIYHELTTDPRYFNDEFTPAFTDWNITISDGECPGNITSPLSVCCINYRPMPGDNSQEWIDRAQDSAEKHGLIFDLYIDAPPVRTPPDAEIIQAALEITGETEPQTVAYGTDAAVFAQHMETVIIGPGSILQAHTVDEWMALDQFPQGISIFSQLVKRFCAA